The DNA segment GCCAGACCAGCCTCACCAGTTAATCTGGGCTTGGTCCGGCATTCAAAAGCCCAACCCACAATTCGTCTAGTATCTCACGTTTTAAGCTTCTAGGGTTATCATCTTCTCTTCTTCAATCATCAATCCATCATTCATCACCGTTCATCAGGtaccttttttgttttcctccgATTAGAATTTTGCATTTCGTTCGATTCAACGTCAAAACCTAGGGTTTTCTCAACTTTCAGGAATTTAATGTGTGTgtgttgtttcttttttttcttttcgatCAGTCAGAGGAATTATTTTCATATCGGAAGTGTTGGTTGAGTTCGTATTTCGTATGAAATTTCACTGCTCGATTCCTTAAAATTGTGGATATTAACAATGGTGGAGCGAAAACTCTACAAAACGAAGCTCTGTGTGCTGTACGAGAGAGGTCACTGTCCGCGTCAGACCTGCTCTTTCGCCCACGGCGATGCCGAGCTTCGAGGATTCTCCGGTTCCTTTAATGGTAACTTGGCTCTTTATTCCAATTCTTTGTTCTTCTTGTTTCCAATACCGAGGATAATTTTTTGATCATCGAGCAGATTTGAACATGGGAAAGATGAAAATGATGGAAAGCAGTGCTTGGTAGGGTAGGGTTAGGTTGATAACTTGCTTAGTAAAGATTGCCAAAATAATGATTCATTTTCTGGAAATATCAAATTGTTTCATTTTGTTGGTAGTTTCATTTTTAGTCCGGTTTCAGAATCTTTGTTTGAAAGACTTTTTACAATTCTGTCCTGTATTAGTTTTCGTTTTTTCTAGTTTTGGAGACAGAATTTGCTTCTCATTTTCCCTAGTCTCTCACAAAGGACAATTCCCTCTACTACAATCTGGCATTGCAAAATGGTGGTGAAGTAATAATTAGCCTGAAATGGGCATCCTTGCTTAATGGTGTGGAAGTTATGGAATTGAATTGTTTCAAGAAAGAATTACCTCTACCAAAGAGCGGTCCATAACTTCGATTCAAGCAGTTTATGTACCTGCAGACATTACCAAACTAGACTCCTACTTTTGCTGCCTTCTTATACTGATCAAGAGAGATGAAGATGAAATTTCGTAGATAGGAAAGTTGAATGCGCTGTCAGCCATGTGCAGCTGCCCTTATCTTTCActtcttttgattcttttttttcttctttaacttTAAAGGTTTTAATTGTTGTTAACTTGTTAGCAGTAAAACAAACTTATTGCTTGAGTCTAGATTCCTGGATATCATAGTGCAATTTAatcaatatttcaattttttcctgCTATATAGTACTGAACCTGGAGCTCCAAGTGGTTGGTGTGCTTTTAGAGTCTCATGGTTTTCAGACTTAATGCTGACAAATGTTTTGGTTATAGAGTCTTGGAGTCCCATATAAAGCAAATTTCCAATACAAGACACGCAGAGTACTTTTAAGTGACAAACTGCAGATTGAAAATGTGATTActgttaataataattttgtctTTCTATGAGCACATttgttttattagttttttaattGTGTGCATTGATGATTATACAATAATCTTGtattttgcatatttttaatcttctttaCATTTTATGACCTTTTTTTCCCTCTACAATGagataaaacaaattttaattatgttaatgGATTTCTTAAAATGTGTCAAAGTTTGCTCAGGGAAATCTGTagtagaatgaaaaaaaaaagaagtatttACCGAAAACATGTGCAGAAACTTCAAGTTACCATATATAAATCCTTCTCAACACAAGATATACTATCTTATTAGCTCTTTTTTGATCCATCATGagtttttccatttatttttggCCTTTCATTTGAAATAATTCTACTTAGAGTAATGTGTGCATTGTATCATTTTGTTTCCTAGTTGATTTTTCACATAACCATCATGTTCTTTTCCCTCATCTGAAATTATCATGGGTCTGGCCCTTTTAGTTAGATAGATTATCTTCACTCACCAATACAGAGGAAAAAGTTGTTTGCAATTATATgacaaataatggaatttatgcgGGGAAGATACTAACTGATTGACTTAGTTATTAACGTATCTTGCTGAGAGAAACCTTGCATTATATCAGTAGTCTAGGTGATTCATTAATCAATAGAAAGTTTGTATTGACTGATAGGTTCAATATCTCTTTCCTCAGGATGGATTGTGCTGGTTGCtttattttaaagcatattGTGATATTGTTTATCGGCATTCTTGATCGTGGTTTATTTTAATACATCTATTAATTAGAGAtgttttaatagaaaaattttaTCTGATGGATCAAATTAGGTTTTGTGGAATGTATCGTCGTCCATAAGATTTAGATCACAAGCAGGTTCGGTGAAACATCCAATTGTTTTCTGTAATAAGTTCTGCAATCTATATGTTGGTGGAGCATTTGGCATTCACATCATTTATGACTTCTTCTTGAGTGGTATTGCGAAGGGATATCTTGCATGGAAAGAACGCAGTTTTTACTGGAGATATATATTCAGAAAAGACTAAATTTATTGCTTGTGGGATCCATTATATATATGTCTTAGTATGGCACCTGGGAGAAATTTCTACTGTACAGACTGCATTATATTTCTTATTGGTCAAGAGGACAGGAATATCGACTATCCTTTATCTGTTGCTTCTATGGTTTTCGAAGGGTTTTCTCAATATTAAAAGCTCAAACACAGGCATTTCCAATCTATTCTTTATATGAGGGTGCTATTTTCTATGGCTCCCTTGGATGGCAAGGAGGAACTATTATTAATTATGTTACTCATGTTATCCATGTAATGGTAAGCTTAGCCCCATAATGATTTATGGGCCCTCTGCTTGTTTCAACCTTGAGATATGAATTCATAATCACATTGTCCATCCCTACTAGaaagattttttcttttcctcattgCAGGTAGGCGGGACTATCGAGATGATGACTTGAGGGATAAGCTAGACAGAAGGCATTCTCCACCACGAAGGTATTCCCCTGGAAGAGGTGCAAGAAGCCGGCCTGTCATTCATGGTTAGAAATGGCATCCTTAAAAGTTCTCTTTTCACCTCACATTGTAATGATAGCCATTTTCTTaactttccttttcatttggatTGGTTATGAATGAGTTGAGTTTATTCATTGCAACATAATGGTGGGtttttaacatttgattttCATTCTTGTCCTATTCTCTTGTCATGGATGTTTGATAACAATGGGTCAATTAAGGGTAATTataaagtaatgttaaactcaatttttatttattttcatgatttcCTTTTGATCATTCCCTGATTATTCTTTTGGCTTTGATTTGTTCTGTTGGAATTTGTTCGCAGGATATAGTCCATCCAGATCCGTTGGAAAAAAGAGGTACCATGATATAAATTCTTCTTGAGGTTTATATTACAAATTTGTGACAAATGTTTTGcctttatattaaaaaacaagttgTACTTTGTGTAATGGGTTTTAAGGTTGTTgaccttttataggcttcattcTCCTGCTACTTTGTATGTTGTGCAtatattgaattaaaataatgaaatattttatgctGCAGTGATAGAAAACATAGAAGGAAACAACAGTTGGACGGACAAAGTGATTTTTCTGGAAGTTTAAGAATTTCAGATGGAACTGATGATAGACTTAAAGAAGGGAAGCTGGCACCGTCTGGTTCCAAAAATGTTCTTGGGGAACAGGTTTGgattatttcattctttttgagTGGATGGCTGAAATGTTTTctattatgaatttatttagaatGGTTGCTCCTAATTTTATTGACCTTGATATGGCCTGTTCTTTTGTTGGAAAACATATGCAGTTAAAACAAGTTCAGTTAGATATTGACAGACTTGATGATCACAAGAGTCAACTGAAGGTCagttttttctctttgtaaaTACAGTTGCTTATTGGTGACAGCGGGACAACaattttgttcttttccttcctttttgttttgtttctctttAAATAATGGAAAATATGGCTACATGCCTGTAAGCATGGCATGTATTGTTACGGTCTAAATATACTTTGAATTATCATCTGCTGGAGTCAACTCCCATTGATTATGGATTATAACATGTTAGATAGAGTGGATATCACTTACACCAAATAGTAGGGCAAGATCAGGGTCATGTGGGGATTCCTTTAtccctttacattttttttttctctttctctcttcttttttttttttttttttttttttttttgtgatggcTGGGGAGTCATGATGCATTTTTGTCTCTCAATGttatctcctctctctctctctctctctttctctccctctctctctcctcctgtccttaattattttaatttgaacatTGAGACATTTACTGAACCCCTGTTTGTGTTGTTCAAAAGACCTATATGGAAGAGAGGGTCCAAGAAGCAGATAGTCTTACTTCGAGAATTCAGGAGCTTGAATCTCAGTTATATAAGGAGAGAGAGGATTGCAAAAGGTATCATAACTATACGATCAAGATTTTTCAGTTCTTGTGTTTCTCTGAAGTGCTCTTCCTTTATGGGTGATTCCTACCCACTTTTCTCTGGGCTGCTGATGCTTCTAGGATTACTTCAAAAATTAAGAAGTTCGTCAAAGCACATAGTCGTTATTTACGAATACAAGACGACCTGAAGAGGTAATttctttcatattattattgCAATTCCTTTTTCATGCCTTTTTTGCTTAAAACTTAAAAGCATTTATTTTGGTCTGATTCTCTAATGGATGACATGTTCTTCAAGGTTGATAGTTTTGCACAAATCAATATTTATTGGAATATGTAGGTCAGAGGCCAGACTTCAGAAGTTGGGAAGTCAACTAATCTCAGATACTTCTAAACATGCCAATGAAGAGGACTCAAGCATTGACATTCTGAGTGATGGAGAGCCCACTGGCAACCATGTAGTGAGTCCTAAGAATGGGCAGCAGATTAAGGCTTCTCCAAGCAAAAAAAGGGCGCACAGTAATTTGGATGCTGAAGGGTCAAAACCAGGTTTacttaaattgacatattttgtATATTAAGCTTTGTGGTTTAGTTGAAATCTAAAGAAATAGTTTTTTGCCCTGTTATTGTAGATTTTGCTTCTCCCTAGATCCCTGCAAAATATTTGAACTTGGAAAAATGTTAACATTATATGATATGGCAGAGATGTTCTCAAGGCATCTGAAATGAcagctccaaaaaaaaaaaagacagagaAAGGTTGAGGGACCATGACTATTTTGTGTGTTTGTGGAGTTCCTATATAAATGAGATCCATTTCCTGCTATCAATTagctcaaaaggaatttgggATTAACTTTTAGATGGTAGACATCAGGCTCAGAGCCtgtcataaaaataataaaaattttcaatggaTCAAGCCTTGATCTATAGAGCTGGATTTAAATAGTTGGGATAAGGCTTGCTGGTTCTCCTTCTGGTTCATGTCCAGCATTTTGATACATGCGATAGTGTCTATTCGTGCTGTATGTACTTCCCTGGTTATGTATTGTTTGGATtcctgaaatatttttaaagcaaAATTATAAGTCTAATGGTTCTTTTAAGTACCAAATGCTATAATGTTGTAATTCGTTTTTATCTTCCATGCTTGCTTTGGAGTGTGGCAatgattgttatttattatGAGATGTAGCACCTCAATTTTGTGTCCAGTGATGTTGATAATATCTCCGTGGTATACCAGGAAAAGTAGCCAAAGGAGAAGGATTTCTGGCAGGAACAACCAGATCAGAGAAGCTTTCTCGGTGGAAGATGCAGCATGCTCAATTAATGCATAAAAAGGAAGCTGAGGTTTTGGACAATGGAAATAGTGGCAGTAAGCCCCTAACAATAGAAGGCAAGCATAAGAGAGGGAAGAATGTTTCTGCTAGCATTCCCTTGGCAGATAAGGTGCCCTtcttatttttggtaatttttgaTTGCTTATTAGAAAACATTAGGTGCAAGGCTGTAAGCATTCATGCAGCAGTAGGCCCTAATTAATTTCAAGCATGTGTTTGGTGCCCAATAAATGTCGCCACAGTATTGTGGCATGGGCACCAGCTGCTGAACATTTTTGCTTTCATAAAGTATGCCACAGGAGGacaccatattaaaatatgaaattgcaTTGCTAATTCAAAAATGCAATAAAAGGTCACGGTGTTGGCCTTCTGTATCCATTATTATTAGATCTTGTAAGTGACAGGTCAAAATGTAACATTTTTAATGGTAGCACATTTTGTTTATACTACTGTAGATTCTATCTGCAGATGAGTACTGTGAAAAGCATCTCAAGCGTCATCAGTAGTGCACATCTCAATTGTTAAACATGGTTAGAACCTGATTAAGTGCCCTGAAAACATCATGCAGTCATCCAAAGGATCTGAGGGGctttattcattcattcatttatttatttatcatggGATCAAAAAATCACATTGTGAAGAAAATTCTCTAATTTCTATGGTCTTGGTTTGCCTAATTAGATATTTGTTAATGGGTAATAAAGTAGGAATGCTAGTAATGAAATTCATCCTTCACATGATGAATGTGCAGTTGAAGGGTTTGGAGTCTGGGCTTGTGTTGCCATCGACCAGCATGGCTGCTCATGCAGTTGATGAAGTTGAGACAGTTGAAACAGAGAAGATCGAGACTGTTGAAACTGCTTCTAGAGAAGTAGATAAAGTTGCTGCATATGAGATCCCAGGCCTGCCATTTCCACCTCCACCGCCGCCTCCTCACCCTCGTAATGCCTATTCACAGGTCCATTCATATTGCTAGCTTATACTTTCTTGGCATTATATGATTCCAGGTACCCAGTTTTAGTTCATACCTAGCTTTGgctcaaattattaaatttccAATGGTAGTTTTCAATGCATTATCTGTCTtttgaccaaaaaaattgtGCTCTTATGCTGGGCATTGAGTTTAAACTGAAATAACTGTTTGCCTTACTAAATTCAGCATCTGAAATGAGCAAATTGACTTGGCTTGCAGTACAAGGGTGAAGATGAGAATGTGGATGTGGATGGGATCGAGGAGGAGATGGTGGATGTTGATACcatttgatatatttaataatgttaGCTGAAAAACTGCTGGAATTTCATTTGGCAAGGGAAGTGGGATTACCCAACTCTGTACAAAGTTGTGGGGTAATATGGATTTGTGCTTTTTCAGGAGTTTTATGTCATTTTGTTTCTTCAGAATGCTGTTATGTGTCTTGGAAGTAACAAAAATGAGGATTTTGATTGGCAAATAGCGGCTCCTTGTGGCAACATTGACTAGGGTGGACACCAAATTGGCCACCCTTCTCTCCCCCTACCCAACTCCTCTTTTTGTTCATTGAAATTTATGTATTCAATTTGATGAAAAACCGAATTTATTGATTTGGTTTTCAggtaaaactattttcatttggTTTGAATTAAATCTAAATATTATGCATTCTGGTTTTTGGGTTATACAATTTAATGAAAAACCAATATTATAGATTTGGTTTTCAGGTAATCTATTTTCAATTGGTTTGCATTGAATCTAAATATCATGCATTCTCTTATTTAGGTTATCATTTTTCCAAGAAACATGTGGGCTTAATTTTTGCCTAAATCAAATGAATCGAaacaaattgaattgaatttatttCAAGGATTGAATTAAACTGACTCGTGCCCATTCTTTATGACCTCGTACACAGAAGACTTTGGTTCACTTTTATCAATTCATTTCTCTAGGATTTACCTAGTGCCGTTTTCTTGAAGGACAAATCTTTGTCAAGCCCTAAATCCTCAATGCAAAATATGAAGAAATCCAAAATATGAAAAGCAGGTACGATTACTACCCTTTTCAGTCTCAACAGAACATTTCTCGCTTGTAGACTCCGGAAAGCCCCTCTACCAACCATGCCATGAGCCCTAAAGATTGAGCAGCAGATTAAGGCTTCTCCATGCAGGAAGGTAGAGAATGGCACTGAAATGGCAATTCTAAATATTGATCGGTAACCACCATAACTTTGAATTAGCGAAGGACATGGGACGGCTCAAGATGGATGACATATGACTGCTCACAAAGGAAGGTGGTAGTGACTGCAATGGCTCGCCACTTGCACTTGTCACTGTTGAGAGAGCCATGAAGGGAAAGGCAAAGGTGGAGTTGTGGAGGGAAGCAGTTAGTGAGCTGAGGAAATCTGTACCTTACATCAAAGGGGTAGAGAAAAAGGTGTTCTTGCCATTGAAGTGGAGCTATGATTCATTGCAAGGTAAGAACATAAAGGCCTGTCTTCTGTAAATGAACCTGGACACCGTTGGGTTGCTAGAGGAACAAAACTTGGAGGAAACACTCATTAGAGGGACTGCTTTGATTGAAAACCTCTAGGATTGTTGGATGTTAAAAAATGGAACACAACCAGGAACTGTGATATTGTACATATGTTGCTATATGATTTGCAGCGTATGGAAGTAGGTGTCTTGTTCAATCTGCGAAGGGCTTGGAACATATTCCTGATGACAGAACATGGCAATCTCTTGCTATCATGGACAATGGAATCATTAGGCGACCGGATCATGCATTGCAATGTTCAAGGCATCAATTTTGCTTCTACAAGCTCATCTTTACCTTAAGAAGGTGCCAGAGGGATTCCCAGAAGGATAGGTGACAAACGGACACAGTCACAACACATACCCTGCAGCAACTTGATCGGCTCTGAGCACTTCATAGGAATTCCCATCTGTAGGAGGGCTAAAAAGACTCTGGATACTTGATCTATGAAATACCCGCCTAAAAGAATTGCCAGAAGGAGTGATATAATAGAGCAATCAACAGCAGTTAAATCCATCGAGAACTCTCCGTTTAGGAACCATCACAGAGGGCACTATATCTAGGTTGTTTAGTTTGGAGCAACTAGACATGTCAAACAGTGGTTACACATGGGATCTGAAAGCATCTGTAGCTCAAGGAACTGCAGCTTTTGAAGAATTAGGATCACTTGAGAACCTACTTGAAATCTACGGGCAAAAGTCTTCTCAGAATCGATACCAATCTGAATTCCCTCAATAGTGGTCTTTCTGTCAGGAAGAGGTTTGGAACCCCTCTCTATCTGGTAAGGTAATGAACGACGTCTATCTAATCACATTCATTTCCCTTCATTTATATTTGAAGATTCTTCATGTATAAAATAGAAATGCTTTAGAGGGAGAGGAAGAGACAAAAATTGGAACAAAAATATCATTTGATTCATCGATcctcaaaaaaagaaataagtaaagTTCCGTTGTTGAGTGACAAATGGGAAATTCATGGAAAGTTACAATCCTCACCGCGTAATAGCGCACCTACACGTCTTCATCGACATTGGTTTTTGACCGGAAGACCGGGAGCTAACTATCGATACTTTGGGTTATCTGGACACATACTTTGTGAAATCGGGAGTACCATTTAGTTGACCTGTGTCTGTTTGAACAGCCTCAATTAATCCTGTCTTTCTTTGATAAAAATCAATACGCTCTTTATAAGGTTCCTCCCCCGAATGAAATTCAATAGGATCCAGCTCAGGCCGGCCAGCGTTCAGGgccttgagaaaaaaaatattctggCTACTACTGAGTATTGATCATGTTTCATGCGAACCATCTCACTCAATGGGGAGCTGTCATTGATCTTACTTGACCAGTCCATTTTAGTAAATTTCATTGAATTTATTTCAAGCTGGTGTTCCCTTTAATTTCTCATGAATGCATCGTTGCTAATTCTATTATCCCTTGAAGAAtgtaaattctaaattttatcttttCCGCATAGGTCCATATTTCAtgttaaatcatatgtttattCACATTGTCTGAAtcagaaaagggaaaaaaacatcTGATctttatcattaaaattttgagtACCTCTTCACAGAACACGGAATTCGTATATATCCTATGAACATTAGCTTGACAAAGTCAACAAGGAAAAGAACGAACATTTAAGGAACTCTCAGGTTACTTAATAGTTTCAGGTTTAAATAATGAAACAAAAAGACTGATCATTTGAAGATGCTAATAATTGAAGCACAAGCAGGCCTATGAGCTTCCCAGCAATATTTGATAGTAAACTCTTAGATAGATAGTACCTTAGCCTTATGTAGCAGGACTATTCAAATCCTTAAAAGGTTTTTCTAGTCTCATGGCCTCTTTCAGAAAGTTTCGTTCTGTCCACTTTGTTGTTTTGGTTATGGCTCTTCTTCTAAGCACTTGGGGCACTTGCATCTGAAACCATAATCTGCAAGTAATGCTTGCCTCTCATCAAATGGAAGGTCCTCGTCTATATACGAAATGGTAACCTGAAAATTCAAGATAATCTTGAAATGTTAATAGTGTTCGTCTCTGATCAAAATTCTGTGAATGAAACAATGAATCTTTATCCAGATAAGAGATGAAAGAGATATTTCTAGTTTCCCCTTGGTCAACACTTAGCAGTTGTAAAAAATGCCTTAAGTGGACTGGAAGAATCACCTCTTCTTCCTTGAAAATGGGTCTGAGGGCAATTATTGTTGCTTGGCCATCTCTGTCctgcaattgaaaataaatacgAGAAGGCACAGAAATATGAGAATCTAAAGCTTATAGTTCTTAATGATATAAACTACAACCAGTATCACGAGTCAATGCATTCAAGCATTATATGCACTAATCTAAATTTATACATGAAGCTAATACTATATTGCTTGATTACTATGGTGTACATTCAAGCAACAATTCATTGAAGATATGGGAGAATTTTAGGAATAATCCCTATGGGTCTTACATGCAACATGTTATGCAATTCATACCCTCCACAATTCATGTAGTGCTGTAGAGAGTATATCCATGGGTGCCAAACATGAAGAAAATGCAATGATCAGACTAATTTTTAccaagaatgaaaacaaatgcAAGTTTGCAACTTCTGGTTCATACACACCTCCTCTCTTTTGAATGCTTTTGCATTAGGATAACAGGAATGGTTCATACAACTCTGCAGAGGAAAAAAAGCAGTACCtaatacaaaattcaaaatattagcAACTTAATTCTCAACTTTGTTAAAACCTTAGTTCTTAAGCCCTTGTATTAAGAAGGCAAAATAATACACATCCAAATAGCCTCACAATAACTCACCCTATAAAAAGAAAGGgagattaaatataaatttattggaAGCTTAAAGCATGAAGAGTTATGCTAGTTGTGAACACATTTTTGGCAAAATCCCCATTGAAATTGAATCTTACCTTGACAAGGAACTGAATAATCATCACCAAGAGCATCCAGAAATTGGCGTGTGATTTCCTCAGCTTTTTTCTGTCATGAAAGTAAAAGCAATGgcaataaaaattttctattgtgtaaaatgttttccttttttttttaaaaaaataaaaataaaattaagcattCTAACCTTTTGAGGGTATGGAAGATCAtcaatgtataaaaaataatcttccACTGGAGATGCTACAACCAAATCACTGCCACATGTAAAAAGCTTAAATTATTGTCTTTTAATAAGCacatggtatatatatatatataaacaaagaaGGAATGTACAGAAAGAGATACAACAAATGCGCACCAGAGTACACAGCAAGTGTACAAAGGGTGCCAAGCAAACAAGCAAAAAAAGAGGGTCCCAAAACAAACCCTCATCTACTATGAAAAAAACCAACCAACAAAATACATCACAGATATAGAAGTCCCATCTATACCATACCATGCCTCAAGCAAATTACTATAATATGAAATGACATAATTATGAAGCGTTATGCAGTATCACTCTCTGCAAATGTATATTGCAAATTAATAAGGAAAGGTAGAAGCATTTGCAAATATTACAGAACTTACAGGTTATTTAATTCAAACATGCCAATAATATGCCCATATATTTCGAGGGAGAATACTTTTCAAGAGTCAAGGACTGTAATTCATTAaccaattaaaaatttgataagcAGCATGACTTGGAAAGAGGATGATCAATTGTTTTAGTACTTGAAAGGATACATGGCTCACATCCCTTGCAAAAGATGGCTTCCTTAAGGAGCTTAAGAGACTGCAAAAATGCAAACTTATTAGGACTAAATATCTAATAATGCAGAATATGGTAGTAAAAAAGATCCATCAAAGAAGTCATATGAAAGGTGGAACGTTTCCTTTAGTATGTAACACCTAATCATGTTAAGAATCTGCTATTTTTTGTAggcaaatattaatatattaacagCGCCTACACAAAAGTGTGCACAAAATCATACACTGTGTAAATATCGGTGCCAAAAGGCCAACTAAAGCTGAGGGGTACACAAAAAAGAGCTCCCTCACACTACTTAGAGTTCAATCAATCAATAAACTTCATCATGGACATCTATATAAATTCTAATacacttcaaaaaattatagataaagGCATGTTGGCATGCTTGATCTATATTTTTGGTATTATCAAATGCTctcctatttctctctttccatatGGTTCAAAATAAGCACAAAGAAACAGCCCTCCaaactttcttcctcttttaCCCACAAAGGATCCATGCTAGCTCAAGAGGGAATGTCTCATTGAGGACTACATCACCCACTTTGTTCCAAGAAGATTACTCTTGAATGGTGAAGGACATGATCAACCATTTCTTCTTATTCTTTACACAAATAACAGCtttttcaacatcttccatcCCCTCCTTTTAAGCTAATCCAACATCAATATCCTTCCCCACATGGCTTTCCAAACAAAAAAGCCGACTTTCAATTGGGCCTAAGGATTCTAAACAATGCTAGAAGAGAAAGTCTCCATTCTTCCATCATATAAGGAGTAAAGAGacttaactaaaaaattgtcaTACTTCAAGTTCAACCAAACCATTTTATCTTCTACATCCCTACAAATTGATAGCACTTGCAATCTCCTAAAGAAAGCCTCCACCACATCTAACTTCTAATCATAGATTTGTCTTGTGAAACAAGGATTCTAATAACTTTCCTCTCCTTCCTATTCCCACACCTCGACTACCCATGCATCTTCGACATTAGCTATGACAAACAATATAGGGAAAGTCTCTCTGAGACGTATGTCACCATACCATTTacccttccaaaatttcattctcagTCCATTGTCAACCATAAAACAGGTTCTACTATATAAGTTCTCCTACCCACTTCTAATAGCCTTCCACAATCCCACTCCATACCCTTCCCTCACTCCTCAGTACCATTCCCTCTCCTCCATCCCATACTTCCCTGCAATCACCTTCTTCTAAAAGGAGTCCCTCTTAGTAGTGAATCTCCAATACCATTAACTGAGGAGACCCTTGTTAATGTTAGACAAACTTCTAATACCCAAGTCATCATTTCTCTTGTCCATACAAACCATTGGCCCATTCACTAAATGCAGTTTTTTTCACAAAAGCACTCCCCCCCAAAAGAAATTCCTTCGTATTTTTTCCAACCCTAGGCTTACCTTTGTCAAGATTACCAATAAAGACATAAATTACATTAGCAAGCTAGAAAGAATGCTTTTAATTAGAGTTAGCCTTTCACATTTTGATAGATAATGTCACTTCCATATAGCAAGCCATTTCAAATGCATCCCAAAGTTAGAAAGATCTAAAGTGGGCTCCCAATGGAAGACCGAAGTAACAGGTAAGGAGAGTACCCACCCAACAGCCCAAAACCCTAGCTAGGTCCTCCATATTGGCAATGTCCTCCACATTAACAAATCCCTAGATTGAGATCaactcacttttctccaaattgatttttaaactCAAGATTGCCTCAAAT comes from the Vitis vinifera cultivar Pinot Noir 40024 chromosome 12, ASM3070453v1 genome and includes:
- the LOC100244801 gene encoding zinc finger CCCH domain-containing protein 13 isoform X2; translated protein: MVERKLYKTKLCVLYERGHCPRQTCSFAHGDAELRGFSGSFNGRRDYRDDDLRDKLDRRHSPPRRYSPGRGARSRPVIHGYSPSRSVGKKSDRKHRRKQQLDGQSDFSGSLRISDGTDDRLKEGKLAPSGSKNVLGEQLKQVQLDIDRLDDHKSQLKTYMEERVQEADSLTSRIQELESQLYKEREDCKRITSKIKKFVKAHSRYLRIQDDLKRSEARLQKLGSQLISDTSKHANEEDSSIDILSDGEPTGNHVVSPKNGQQIKASPSKKRAHSNLDAEGSKPGKVAKGEGFLAGTTRSEKLSRWKMQHAQLMHKKEAEVLDNGNSGSKPLTIEGKHKRGKNVSASIPLADKLKGLESGLVLPSTSMAAHAVDEVETVETEKIETVETASREVDKVAAYEIPGLPFPPPPPPPHPRNAYSQVHSYC
- the LOC100244801 gene encoding zinc finger CCCH domain-containing protein 13 isoform X1, with translation MVERKLYKTKLCVLYERGHCPRQTCSFAHGDAELRGFSGSFNGRRDYRDDDLRDKLDRRHSPPRRYSPGRGARSRPVIHGYSPSRSVGKKSDRKHRRKQQLDGQSDFSGSLRISDGTDDRLKEGKLAPSGSKNVLGEQLKQVQLDIDRLDDHKSQLKTYMEERVQEADSLTSRIQELESQLYKEREDCKRITSKIKKFVKAHSRYLRIQDDLKRSEARLQKLGSQLISDTSKHANEEDSSIDILSDGEPTGNHVVSPKNGQQIKASPSKKRAHSNLDAEGSKPGKVAKGEGFLAGTTRSEKLSRWKMQHAQLMHKKEAEVLDNGNSGSKPLTIEGKHKRGKNVSASIPLADKLKGLESGLVLPSTSMAAHAVDEVETVETEKIETVETASREVDKVAAYEIPGLPFPPPPPPPHPRNAYSQYKGEDENVDVDGIEEEMVDVDTI